From the Excalfactoria chinensis isolate bCotChi1 chromosome 1, bCotChi1.hap2, whole genome shotgun sequence genome, one window contains:
- the SLC25A6 gene encoding ADP/ATP translocase 3: protein MADQAISFLKDFLAGGVAAAISKTAVAPIERVKLLLQVQHASKQIAADKQYKGIIDCVVRIPKEQGVLSFWRGNLANVIRYFPTQALNFAFKDKYKQVFLGGVDKHTQFWRYFAGNLASGGAAGATSLCFVYPLDFARTRLAADVGKAGADREFSGLGDCLVKITKSDGLRGLYQGFNVSVQGIIIYRAAYFGIYDTAKGMLPDPRNTHIVISWMIAQTVTAVAGVVSYPFDTVRRRMMMQSGRKGADIMYSGTIDCWRKIARDEGGKAFFKGAWSNVLRGMGGAFVLVLYDEFKKVI, encoded by the exons ATGGCGGACCAGGCCATCTCCTTCCTGAAGGACTTCCTAGCGGGCGGCGTCGCCGCCGCTATCAGCAAGACGGCGGTAGCGCCCATCGAGCGGGTcaagctcctgctgcag GTGCAACATGCAAGTAAGCAAATTGCTGCTGATAAGCAGTACAAGGGTATCATCGATTGTGTAGTGCGCATCCCAAAGGAACAAGGAGTGTTGTCCTTCTGGCGAGGGAATTTGGCAAATGTCATCAGATACTTCCCAACTCAAGCTCTCAACTTTGCCTTCAAGGATAAGTATAAGCAGGTGTTCCTAGGAGGAGTAGACAAGCACACTCAGTTTTGGAGGTATTTTGCTGGCAACCTGGCTTCTGGTGGTGCAGCTGGAGCCACTTCCCTCTGCTTTGTCTACCCCTTGGATTTTGCAAGAACCCGTTTGGCAGCTGATGTTGGCAAAGCTGGTGCAGACAGAGAATTCTCTGGTCTCGGGGACTGTCTAGTCAAAATTACCAAGTCTGATGGTCTGCGTGGCTTGTATCAAGGGTTCAATGTCTCTGTTCAGGGCATCATCATCTATAGAGCTGCCTACTTTGGAATCTATGATACAGCAAAAG GCATGCTGCCAGATCCCAGGAATACTCACATTGTCATCAGCTGGATGATTGCACAGACAGTGACTGCTGTGGCTGGTGTGGTTTCCTATCCTTTTGACACAGTGCGGCGTAGGATGATGATGCAGTCAGGACGCAAAGGAG CTGATATCATGTACTCTGGAACGATTGACTGCTGGCGGAAGATTGCAAGGGATGAGGGAGGCAAGGCGTTCTTCAAGGGTGCATGGTCTAATGTTCTCCGAGGCATGGGGGGTGCTTTCGTGCTCGTGCTGTACGATGAATTCAAGAAAGTCATTTAA